ATCATGCAACGAAGGGCTGCAGCGACGATGTAGGCCGCTCATGCGACCGATCGACGCTGCGCACGTTCGTCTTGCGACCCTTCGGCGGTCGCGACGGTACCGATACTTGGCGAACGACGACGGGGCTGTCATACTATATCGCCTGGATTGCTATTCTTGGAGGTGGAGGCGTCCACCCGCGAGGAGGGTAGCATCATGTCGCGCATCTGGTTGCCGATCGTCGCCCATCTCAGCCCCGACGAGGTCGCCCGTCGCTACAAGGCTTGCCGCGACGGCCTGGAGAAAACCCACTGGCAGGTCGTCTGGCTGCTGACCCGCTCGCCCGAGCCGCCGACCCCGGCGGCGGTCGCCGCCCAGGTCGGGCTCACGCCGTGCTGGGTCCGGACCGTCCTAAAGCGGTGGAACGCCGAGGGCCCCGTCGGCCTGATCGACCGTCGTTCCATCTCCAACGGCGGCCGGCCCAAGCTGTCGGACGAGCAGCGGGCCGC
The sequence above is a segment of the Paludisphaera rhizosphaerae genome. Coding sequences within it:
- a CDS encoding winged helix-turn-helix domain-containing protein is translated as MSRIWLPIVAHLSPDEVARRYKACRDGLEKTHWQVVWLLTRSPEPPTPAAVAAQVGLTPCWVRTVLKRWNAEGPVGLIDRRSISNGGRPKLSDEQRAALFEALQGRPDDGGLWSGPKVAAYVRDRWGVEVCVQTAWKWMTQVGFSLQIPRPKNPGVADAEERGEWKRRPGRPGGGVASRPPRQGRRALGRG